The sequence below is a genomic window from Bos javanicus breed banteng chromosome 21, ARS-OSU_banteng_1.0, whole genome shotgun sequence.
GGCTCCATGGCAGGTCACCGTCAACCTGTGCCTCTGTTGGAGACTGcaggacactcacaggcaagtctggctcagtcttttatggggtcactgttcctttctccttggTCCTGATGCTCACAagcttttgtttgtgcccttcaagagtctctgtttccccagtcctgtggaagttctgtaatcaaattttactggccttcaaagtcaaattccctgggggtttgCAGTCTCTTTGCTGGATcgccaggttgggaaatctgttgttcaccctagaactttcacaacagtgtgagaatttctttggtataattgttctccagtttgtgagtcacCTGCTCAGCAGTTttattgtggggcttcccaggtggcactagtggtaaagaacctgcctggcaatgctcagctcagttcagtcgctcagtcgtgtctgactctttgtgacctcatggactgcagtacgccaggccttcctgtccatcaccaactcccggactttactcaaacttaGGTCCATTTAATCAAactcctgcctgccaatgcaggagacattaagtgACACATGTTCGAcctctgcatcaggaagatctcttggagaagggaatggcaacccactccagtattcttgcctggagaatcccatggatagaggagcctggctggctgcagtccatggaatcacaaagagtaggacacgactgaagcgacttagcaggcacgcacaCGGTGGGGCTAATtacgacctcctccaagaggacttatgccacatACTGCACCTCCCAGTTCTGCTGTTGCCAGAGCCTCTGTGcccatggcaggccactgctgactcattcttccacaggagacactcaaacactcaaaggcatgtctggctcagtctcttgtgggggagTCATTGCTCCTTTCCCTGGGTTTTGTTTGCACCTTCGAGTGTCTCTGATGggtatgaggtttgattttaaacacgattgtgcccctcctaccatcctgttgcagcttctcctttgcccttggaggtggggtatctttttttggtgggatccaaatggcaacccactccagtgttcttgcctggagaatcccagggactggggagcctggtgggctgccgtctatggggtcgcacagagtaggacatgactgaagcgacttagcagcagcagcagcaggagatgagcgcacgtccttctactccgcCATCTTGAGAATGGccagtacagtcaaataaataaatattaattaaaaaaaaagagttattacAGGATTCATGTAGCCCATGAATTTAGGAGTTCCCTAGACCCTTTCTGAGGCCCCACAATGTCAcagttattttcattaaaaaacaacaattaaacaaaaattctttTCCTAATAACACTAAGATATTTGACTTTTTTACTCATTCTCTGAAGAATGTAtggtggaattttccagagattGTATAACATGGGACATCACAATAGGTTGAATATAAAAGCAGATGTGAATCTGGgtagtttatttctaattttttttttcaggtagtcTAATCTTCTATTATGAGCTTGCCATGTGGTACAATGGTAAAGAAGCTTCGTGTCAatgcaggaatcaaactcaggtttgatccctcggtcaggaagatcccctggagtaagaatgacaacctgttccagtatacttgcctagaaaattctgttaggtagttagaatagggaaaaggagtccaaaatggcggtggctaaaagacaaggaagggagaaGCCTGCgaaagcagaaaagagaaaggtcaaaggaaggtctgaggaccggagtgaggacttcaggtagaataGCACTCCtgactaagcccaatttgcatagggcaggcccaaggggaagaaaaaaatgtataaaaagaggagccaaagggctctctctctctctttctccctctcctgtgCGCTGGGGCACTCTTCTCTTCGCGTCTTTGGATCGACGTGCCCTCACACCTCGAAGATGGATTTTTCTGTTAActtaaaatagagctgtaacactgatttgtctaagagttATAACATCGTCCTTTCAAGatctgagagctataacacggtctgtctaagacccgagagctgtgacatgccaagggggctttaatgtctgtcactccaaatctttgtggtgacgagacaaagaaccgaggagcatacactcgcctgacaattCCATGCaccaaggaacctggcaggctacagtccatggggttgcaaagagttggcaacgactgagtaactgaacatacacacagcACAATTTTCTATTAAACCTGACagtaaagagaaacaaaaatgtaaaacaatactACTCATTTcactgctttatatatatatatttatatttcatttaaatgttaTTATGTATGTGATGGATTTGTTACTTCTATTTTTAagtcaattaataaataaatatttaaagtatttaagtgtttctagtgtcagactttattttttggggctccaaaatcactgcagatggtgactgcagccatgaaattaaaagacgcttactccttggaaggtaagctatgaccaacctagatcagttcagttcagtcgctcagtcgtgtccgactctttgcgacctcatgaattgcagcacacgggcctccctgtccatcaccaactcccggagttcactcagactcacatccatcgagtcagtgattcgatccatccatctcatcctctgtcgtccccttctcctcctgccctcaatccctcccagcattagagtcttttccaatgagtcaactctgagcatgaggtggccaaactactggagtttcagctttagcatcattccttccaaagaaatcccagggctgatctcctttagaatggactggttgaatctccttgcagtccaagggactctcaagagtcttctccaacaccacagttcaaaagcaccaactcttctgcgctcagccttcttcacagtccaactctcacatccatacatgaccacaggaaaaaccatagccttgactagctggacctttgttgacaaagtaatgtttctgcttttgaatatgctatctaggttggtcataagtttccttccgaggaataagtgtcttttaatttcatggctgcagtcaccatttgcagtgattttggagcccccaaaataaagtcttacactgtttccattgtttcctcatctatttcccatgaagtgatgagaccagatgccatgatcttcgttttctgaatgttgagctttaagccaactttttcactctcctctttcactttcatcaagaggcttttgagttcctcttcactttctgccataagggtggtgtcatctgcatatctgaggttattgatttttctcccggcaatcttgattccagcttgtgtttcttcctgtccagcgtttctcatgatgtactctgcatataagttaaataagcagggtgacaatatacagccttgacgtactccttttcctgtttggaaccagtctgttgttccatgtccagttctaactgttgcttcctgacctgcatacggatttctcaagaggcaggtcaggtggtctggtattcccatctctttcagaatttcccacagttgattgtgatccacacagtcaaaggctttggcatagtcagtaaagcagaaatagatgtttttctggaactctcttgctttccatgatccagcagatgttggcaatttgatctctggttcctctgccttttctaaaaccagcttgaacatcaggaagttcacagttcacatactgctgaagcctggcttggagaattttgagcattgatttactagcatgtgagatgagtgcaattgtgcagtagtttgagcattctttggcattgcctttctttgggattggaatgaaaactgcccttttccagtcctgtggccactgctgagttttccaaatttgctggcatattgagtgcagcactttcacagcatcatctttcaggatttgaaatagctcaactggaattccatcacctccactagctttgttcatagtgatgctttctaaggccttcttgacttcacattccaggatgtctgactctaggtcagtgatcacaccattgtgattatctgggacatgaagatcttttttgtacagttcttctgtgtattcttgccacctcttcttgatatcttctgcttctgttattgaaaagcagagatattactttgccaacaaaggccctactagtcaaggctatggcttttcctgtggtcatgtatggatgtgagagttggactgtgaagaaagctgagcgccgaagaattgatgcttttgaactgtggtgttggagaagactcttgagagtcccttggactgcaaggagatccaaccagtccatcctaaaggagattagtcctcggtgttcattggagggactgatgctgaagctgaaactccagtagtttggccaccttatgcgcagagttgactcattggaaaggaccctgaggctgggagggattgggggcaggaggagaaggggacgacagaggatgagatggctggctggcatcactgactcgacggacgtgaatttgagtgaactccgggagttggtgatgaatagggaggcctggtgtgctgcaattcatggggttgcaaagagtcggacatgactgagtgactgaactgaactgaacatagtatAACctacataaacaaaagctctttggagCTTAATCTCTAAGGAGTTCCTGAGATTAAAAACTTTCTAAACCACTAATATAACTATGAGCAATTTGCTTAAATTTtccttgcctcagtttcttcatctgtaaatgagtATAATAACAATGCTTACCTTATAGGTGTATAGGAAGATTTAGAGAGTTAATACTTTGTGTAGTGTTTAGAGGAAGTTCCAGGCACATAAACAGGTGCTTTAGAAAGGTTAAATACTACTACTGCTACTAATTATAATATCAGTAATAATAACTACTATCATCATCACTTTATGAGAGAGAGGCAGTTCCCAGAAAAGAAAGGTGTACAGACTATGCCATATGTCAACAACATTGGAACCCCAAAATAAGAAGTATCAGAGAAAATTGTATGAAAATGTCTGGGATTTTATGCTAAGGCAAGTACTACAGAagaaggcttccctagtggttcagatgggaaagaatctgcctacagtgctggagacctgggactgattcttgggttgggaagtagggcatagcaacccactccagtattcttgcctgggaaattccatggagagaagagcctggctcTTCACAAAATTTGATgcgttgtgttttaattttaattcagttgaaaatcttttctaatttcccttgtggtttcttctttgacTAATGGGTCACTCAGAAGTGTATTGTTCAATTTCTAAATATTCTAGGAGTTTTTTCAGATACCcttttggttttgatttccaaTTTAATCCCATTGTTGTTAACTCACCATGTATGAGTTCAATCCTTTCAAACTAttgtgacttattttataatactgtgctgtgctaagtctcttcagtcatatccaactcggTGCCatgctatggactgtggcctgccaggctcctctgtccatgggattctccaggtatgaatactggagtaggttgctgtgccctcctcccggggatcttcctgacccagggactgaacccgcgtctctaagcctgcactggcaggcaggctgttTACCACTGGGATACACAGACTACCGCGATTCTTCTAAaaattccctttcatttttctttctacttaatCACAtagtacaaatttttttttcagctcttcAGAAAATTGCATTCAGTGGTGTCTTGAGCTTTCTGTCTTTTGCCCCTTCTGTTTCCTCCTGATTCTGCATTACAAGAATTTAAAGGGATAGTTCTGACACCTCCTCTTCCCCCATCTTGAagggtgaaggagaagaaaaaaaactgagtAGGCAAAACTCAAATCCTCCTTGGCCCATAGAGGGAGAGAAATATCTGGGAAGAATTATACATTAGCACCCCTCCTCCAGCTGTGCTCTCCCATAATCTCATGGCTACAAACAGGTGACCAATATTTACAGGTGCCATGGTTCATTCATTCCCTCTCTTCACAATCTAGTGTCTCCCTAGTTGTCCATTTCTACTGTGTTGCAGAGGGTGTTCTCTCCAGAGAGTGTCTTTAGgtgggaaggaaaagagacaggGAGATATGAGCATTCATTATTcgtgcattcaacaaatatttattgggtactTACTGTGTGTGAGGTGCTTCTTGGGGTGCTTTGGGGTGAGCAAGTCAGACAAGCCTACTCTTACAATGCTCACCTCTTAGTGAATGAGATACACAATTACCATGTTCAGATGGTCCTTATGGGCCATACATAACgcagagaaggggaaagagagcCATGGGAAATGGGTAAGTGGCTGGCTCAGTCACcaagaagaatgaaattttgtcatttcagcaacatggatggatattATATTGTAATACAATTGTAatgctcattgtaatacattagcatgctaaatgacacacccacaagcaccatgacagttctgaggtaGGTTCTAGAAGACCAGAAAGTGAATGGTGGCTCACCCAGTTCCTGGTAATCCCCACCCCTTCTTTGAAATAGTTGGGATAATCCTCCTACTCACTAGTTTATGAAGTTACCCAGTCCATAAAAAGTAACTACAAGGTCCGCTCTCACCTTCCGAGACAGATCTtattctgtctatggaatgtgtatctctgctttcactttactATGACTTGTTCTTGAATGCTTTCCTGCCAGAAGCCAAGGATCTGCATTTGGTGGCCCATCCTAGGAACTAGCCCAAGACTTGGGACATGCCCATCCTTTCATGTCTCATGCTCCTGCAACTTCCttacaaatattattaataaatttactTCTTATAACTTTGCCTCTTGCAGAATTCCTTTTGTGCTGAGATGTAAAAAACCtcagcttcattaagtcctgagatgAGTTGTATGGTTTCTGTTGGAGGATTATGGGTTTGAGTCCCATCTGAGATGTGTGGTTATATATTGAGAAAGGATTCCTACAATAAATACAATGAACATCTGTTACCATACACAGTTAcaaaattttttattgtgataatttttcagaactaaattttttttagaactaaaaatttttaatgagatctttttgcattcttttttttttttttttttttactaaatgcaATAGACTGAATGTTTACATTCCCTccacattcatatgttgaagtcctaatttCCAAAGTGATGAGGTGTAGCCTCTCCGAGAAGATTAGGTTAAGAGCAGGggtcaggccttccctggtggctcagaggttaaagcgtgtgcctctaatgcgggagacctgggttcgatccctgggtcaggaagatcccctggagaaggaaatggcaacccactccagtattcttgcctggagaatcccatggatggaggagcctggtgggctacagtccatggggtctcaaagagtcggacactactgagctactTAACTTTCGCTTTCAGACACTAGTGAATGGGATTACTGTCTTACATAATAAAAGAGACCACAGACAGCTCTCTTGATCCTTCACCTCTTGTGAAGAGAAGACAGACTAGAAAAAATAGAGGGAAGGACATAAATAACACACAGAAGTAGACCTCCCAGAGGTTAAGAAAGATCCAAGTCTTCAAGTTGAAAAGTCTCACCCACTGCTGATTTGTATGAATGAAGCAAGAACCTTATCTAGCCATAACGTGGAGACACTTAACAAGCCCAAACACAAAAagattccaagaaaaaaaaaaaaaaagaggctacgTCAGAGGAATAAGAATTATATTAGATCACACTTAGCAGTTACACTAGCTGCTAGAAAACAAGGGAATAATGcctttaaaattcctttaaaatgctagaaaacaaggaaataattttGAGTCTAGCATTGTATACCCAGCCAAATTAGCAATTAAGTGTAGagcaaaatatttctttgacttttatgGATTGAAGAAACTTATTACTCACAGACCCTTCCTGAAAGAATTGCTTAAGGAATTGAAataagaatgaaacaaaaaaaaataggaagcaaaatgaaataggaatccaaaaagaggaagaaatcaggTAGTAGAAACGAGCATATCAAATGAAACCCTAGAATGCTAGTTTCACAATAAGcctaaaaatgaaatactgtgaAGAAACTAAATCATCTTAGGGAGTAGGCAAGGGTTCTTAtattattaaatttgaaaatcaCAATATACCATTTTTCCTTCAAGAATTTCCACAGTTACATCACCTTCTTTACTGGATCCAAACACTCAATTTGATCCTGCTATGATTATTTTTAGATACTCGTTCTTGATTTTAATTTGGGGAATTAAATTATCGACAATGCATAGAAAATGTAATTAACATTAGAGAACAGAGTATAAACGTTATAAATTCCACCAAGAGAAGTGATGGCACGTAAAGAGATACAGGTAGGGAGGAATGAAAGATAAAGGTAAGTTAAGTCTAGCTGTGTTCACTATGCTTTATCTTGTATgcatagtcgctcagttgtgttcgactctttgtgaccccatggactgtagaccaccaggctcctctgtccatggggattctgcaggcaagaatactggagtgggttgccatgccctcctccaggggatcttcccaacccagggatcgaacccaggtatcctgcattgggataatcaccatggtgtgatcactcacctagagccagacatcctggaatgtgaagtcaagtgggccttagaaagcatcactatgaacaaagctagtggaggtgatggaattccagttgatccaaatcctgaaagatgatgctgtgaaagtgctgcactcaatatgccagcaaatttggaaaactcagcagtggccacaggactggaaaagggcagttttcattccaatcccaaagaaaggcaatgccaaagaatgctcaaactactgcacaattgcactcatctcacacgctagtaaagtaatgctcaaaattctccaagccaggctttagtggtacgtgaatcgtgaacttccagatgatcaagttggttttagaaaacgcagaggaaccagagatgaaattgccaacatctgctggatcatagaaaaagcaagagagttccagaaaaacatctatttctgctttattgactatgccaaagcctttgactgtgtggaccacaataaactgtggaaaattctgaaagagatgggaataccagaccacctgatctgcctcttgagaaacctatatgcaggtcaggaagcaacacttagaactggacatggaacaacagactggtttcaattgggaaaggagtatgtcaaggctgtatattgtcactctgcttatttaacttatatgcagagtacgtcatgagaaacgctggactggaagaagcacaagctggaatcaagattgctgagagaaatatcaataacctcagatatgtagatgataccacccttatggaagaaagtgaagaggaactcaaaagcctcttgatgaaagtgaaagaagagagtgaaaaagttggcttaaagctcaacattcagaaaacgaagatcatggcatctggtcccatcacttcatggcagatagaaggggaaacagtggaaacagtgtcagactttattttttggggggggctccaaaatcactgcagatggtgattgcagccatgaaattaaaagacgcttacaccttggaaggaaagttatgaccaacctagatagcatattgaagagcagagatattactttgccaacataggtccggctagtcaaggctatgatttttccagtggtcatgtatggatgtgagagttggactgtgaagaaagctgagcactaaagaattgatgcttttgaactgtggtgttggagaagactcttgagagtcccttggactgcaaggagatccaaccagtccatcctaaaggagatcagtcctgggtgttcattggagggactgatgctaaagctgaaactccaatactttggccaccttatgcacagagttgactcattggaaaagaccctgaggctgggagggattgagggcaggaggagaaggggaggacagaggatgagatggctggatggcatcacccactcgatggacatgagtttgagtgaactccgggagttggtgatggacagggaggcctggcgtgctgtgattcatggggttgcaaagagtcggacacgactgatccaCTGAACTGATCCCGCATTggaggcgaattctttaccgtctgatccCCACCGAACAGAAATCGAGATACTGTGGGCCGTGGGGTTAGGAAGTTAGGCAGGGCGGGTAGAGGAGAGGGCGGTGTGGCATGCGTAGGAAGCAGGGCCTAGGAGCATAGGGATGGTGCTACGCGAGGAGCGTAGGTGGACTGAGGCAGCGGGTACGTGCGTAAGGTCTGGGCTCAGCAGGGCGCTGAGCGGAAGGGGCGTGTCAGGGGCGGGGCTTATCAGGGAGCGGGGAGTAGTACGCCCCCCCCACCTCCTGTGTCCCCAGAACATGCGCAGACGATTCTACTGTCGTGTTGTGAGGCTCGTGAGGTCCGACCGCGCGTCGCCTCGCTTCACCTCACGTCTCCTCACCGCGCTTCGCGTCTACGCCTGGCTTCGCCGCACCGGACGAATCATGCCGCGCATGCCCGTGCTCTGCGTGTTTCCCCGCCGCCGTGTGACCCTGCTGCTCCTGATGCCTGGCCTGCGCATGGCCCACTTGGAGCCTCCGCGCCACCGCCCGGTGTCGACCGTCGTGAGTTGGGGCCCATTCTCCCGGGCGGCGAAGGCGGGACGCGGCGGGCGGAAGCGCGTGGCTTAGGCGGGAGCGCCCCGACGGGTGGAGGCGAGGAGGACGCGGCCGCTATATGGGTGGGAGGCTTGGGTGGTCCGGAGAGCTCGGAGGCCGCTGGGGAGCTGAGGCGCCGTCGCGGTGAGGGCTCTGGGGTTGGGCTTGAGGCGCCAGGAAGCGGGGACCTCGAGGAGCGCGAGGGCCTCAGAGAACCGGACCTTCGTTGTCGGTACCGTTTTGGGCGCGAAGTTCGAGGGGCAGAGCCGTCGTTGCACCTCAGAACATCTCTCACTTTGATAGCGCCCTAAATTGCCGAGACCTAGCATTTCCCTAAAATGTGGGAAATCGCGGGGCAATGTCTAGCTTCCAGATTTCAAAGGTCAGAACGGAGGCACCATGAGGAGAAAAATGAGTTTTCCTCAGAAATTTCTACGGGGTCACTTAGGAAGGGAGTTCTGCTTTTTAGGTGTCACCGGGCCCCCAGATCGAGGACCACAGCCAAACTCCTCAGAACGTTTGAAACAGTTCTCCACTCCGGAAGCCGCCCTCCTAACAGCGCTGTTGATATCTTGTTCCAGGAGGTGGCTATTGCACTCGTGGTGTTTTTCACCGCCTTCTTAACGCCGCGTGGGTACGTGCTGAGCAACCTGGACCAGTTCAGAAGAGAGTAGTTCAAGAAGATGTGGAGCAGCTGTTAACGTCCAGCAACTTCCAGAAAACGCTGTGGACTCTTTAAATGAGTAAAAGTGCTTAGTTGAGTTGATGGTGCAGCCATTGTGGGTGTTCACTTTCCTGACCATATGCTTATGGTAAATATTTTGCACTTTTTTATATGGTGCATTAGAGAAAGAGTGtgcagtcatttaaaaatgttaaataaaactgagatacTTGTTTATGCTTGCTATTATGTGTGATCACAGGTTTTTTCTAAACATCGTGAAAGCTGATGAAATCTACTGAATTAAAATACGGTTGACCTTTGAaaggtgggaagggaagggaagggttgGGGGGAGGCAGGAGTGGAGGGGAGCAGGGGAATTAGACTGCTGATCCTTTATGCAGTCGGAATTTCAGAGGTAACTTTACAGTCCGCCCTCCAGTATCAGCGGTTCCATATTCAAGGAGTCGACCAACGTTGGATCCTGTAGTACATAGGATCCCGTATGTAGTACATatttactgggggaaaaaaaagcttcacATGTTGCActttccatggtggtccagtgtttaaggtTCCTGgaattccaatgcaggggtgcagtTTACCCCTGGTCTctgaactaggatcccacatgtggaaaaaaaaaaaaaaacccatataaGTGGACCTGTATTGTTCAGGGG
It includes:
- the LOC133233990 gene encoding uncharacterized protein LOC133233990 codes for the protein MVLREERRWTEAAGTCVRSGLSRALSGRGVSGAGLIRERGVVRPPHLLCPQNMRRRFYCRVVRLVRSDRASPRFTSRLLTALRVYAWLRRTGRIMPRMPVLCVFPRRRVTLLLLMPGLRMAHLEPPRHRPVSTVEVAIALVVFFTAFLTPRGYVLSNLDQFRRE